The Candida dubliniensis CD36 chromosome 5, complete sequence genome has a window encoding:
- a CDS encoding MFS family transporter, putative produces MHLWKSLLQSNKDIRILWGSVFFRMANYGLTNQVLTLYLKSLNINEIKIGLFMTLTLIGDIIISYYLTWNADEKIGRRNVMIMGTIMMFFSGVIFGINIEINNETIHFYILLIAAIFGVISPSGDETGPFKSVEEASIAHLTPHNHRPEIFAFYGLFATAGAAIGSLLCGILIDYWNLSLGLDIVQCYRYVFFVYSGIALIKFSLMMGLSEKCEINNKYHIPTTTTTSSSSNNEDSPLLTEGNESSDDLDNTSILSTGTKISKLSNISKYYLPRLLCIFMLDSLGYGFMPNAWIVYYLKITFKLTASSLGLLFFITNSMDSISSLPSAYLSKLIGPVKAILFTQIPSAIFFGLTIIPKDYYFMVAILLILYFTTSSMDVVPRQVLLTSIMPKQDITKVMGIVNIGKTLARCIGPIITGELASINRLYWGFIINSCCVLLADMILAINFLHLDQEILLKQSIIQEIE; encoded by the coding sequence ATGCATTTATGgaaatcattattacaatCCAATAAAGATATTAGAATTCTTTGGGGGTCAGTTTTTTTCAGAATGGCAAATTATGGATTAACAAATCAAGTATTAAcattatatttaaaatcattaaatattaatgaaattaaaattggtttatttATGACATTAACATTAATTGGTGATATCATAATATCTTATTATCTTACTTGGAATGctgatgaaaaaattggtcGAAGAAATGTTATGATTATGGGGACAATAATGATGTTTTTTCTGGGGGTTATTTTTGgaattaatattgaaattaataatgaaacaattcatttttatatattattaatagcAGCAATATTTGGAGTTATATCACCAAGTGGTGATGAAACTGGACCATTTAAATCAGTTGAAGAAGCAAGTATAGCTCATTTAACTCCTCATAATCATCGACCAGAAATATTTGCCTTTTATGGATTATTTGCTACTGCTGGTGCTGCTATAGGATCATTATTATGTGgaatattaattgattattggaatttatcattagggTTAGATATTGTTCAATGTTATCGATacgttttttttgtatattCTGGTATTGCTTTGATTAAATTTAGTTTAATGATGGGATTATCAGAAAAATGTGAGATAAACAATAAGTACCACATtcctactactactactacttcttcttcttccaataATGAAGACTCTCCTTTGTTAACAGAAGGTAATGAATCTTCTGATGATTTAGATAATACATCAATCTTATCAACCGGTACTAAAATAtctaaattatcaaatatttccAAATATTATCTTCCTCGATTATTATGTATTTTCATGCTTGATTCATTAGGTTATGGATTTATGCCTAATGCTTGGatagtttattatttaaaaatcaCTTTTAAATTAACTGCTAGTAGTcttggattattatttttcataaCTAATTCAATGGattcaatatcttcattACCATCAGcttatttatcaaaattaattggaCCAGTAAAAGCAATATTATTTACTCAAATCCCATCAGCAATATTTTTTGGATTAACTATTATCCCTAAAGATTATTACTTCATGGTggcaatattattaatattatatttcaCCACTTCATCAATGGATGTTGTTCCAAGACAAGTATTATTGACTTCAATAATGCCTAAACAAGATATAACTAAAGTTATGGGGATAGTAAATATTGGGAAAACTTTAGCTCGATGTATTGGACCAATAATAACTGGGGAATTGGCTAGTATTAATAGATTATATTGGgggtttattattaattcatgTTGTGTATTATTGGCAGATATGATATTagcaattaattttttacaTTTGGATcaagaaatattattaaaacaaaGTATAATTCAAGAAATAGAATAA
- a CDS encoding component of the high affinity calcium uptake system, putative (Similar to S. cerevisiae MID1;~In S. cerevisiae: N-glycosylated integral membrane protein of the ER membrane and plasma membrane, functions as a stretch-activated Ca2+-permeable cation channel required for Ca2+ influx stimulated by pheromone), whose protein sequence is MIPFILLLLLLPFLIINSSYCQHFDLFQDLQPSTNLTESIINNNNNVFQVQNFDSKSSSSSSSSSSSSGEGLQEFTPIRDTILQSETKYYSFSVDTQSGIGDFYELLIFLSGNICTQPPNLLENDTSLAVYYSFNSTMFTNNEIGQMQLFKNGFFQGLADLPLTDTANNDTTSTTSSTSTSNPVPEKILYIAVRAPENTNRTAQWTYQIGVSQHDLVFQWDDRTWGSIVDVDDNSALIVTGNLTKLSTGNYSNLNATNSQFSLYLYSYDNKDYFQGMNNSWCAVRSGPVLIKPENIETKFIARHGSIQQQFMVENLNASTKYIAYIVMDFEGVEYGGAVLRPFEFETMDGTACELIYDLEFCDQVAYSVPAIGNSSLLNLNGGNVDNKTLTKKLYDDYAKSLYTNFSKGLQQIACDTVPEAIYSNLKNCHDCAQSYKNWLCAVTIPRCSSKNFTGYIQRNSTNQRNDFLKEIIQPIHDYYEVLPCVNVCQAIVRDCPADFGFLCPTKNDSIKLSYYWDVHVSDQWPSCNYLGPLKIDKSGAMKLIVNWTIVVVSISLMVII, encoded by the coding sequence ATGATACCTTTcatactactactactactactaccatttctaataataaattcatcataTTGTCaacattttgatttatttcaaGATTTACAACCATCTACAAATCTCACAGAAagtattatcaacaacaacaacaatgtaTTTCAAGTTCAAAACTTTGATTccaaatcttcttcttctagttcttcatcttcttcatcatcaggTGAAGGATTACAAGAATTTACTCCGATTAGAGATACAATTCTTCAATCAGAAACtaaatattattcatttagTGTTGATACACAATCAGGAATTGGAGATTTTTATGaacttttaatttttttaagtGGGAATATTTGTACTCAACCAccaaatttattagaaaatgATACTTCATTAGCAGtatattattcatttaattcaacCATGTTtactaataatgaaattggaCAAATgcaattatttaaaaatggaTTTTTCCAAGGTTTAGCTGATTTACCTTTAACTGATACCGCCAATAATGATACTACTAGTACCACCAGCTccaccagcaccagcaaCCCTGTACCGGAGAAGATCTTATATATTGCAGTTAGAGCACCAGAAAATACTAATCGTACGGCACAATGGACTTATCAAATTGGGGTATCACAACATGATTTAGTATTCCAATGGGATGATCGAACATGGGGGTCAAtagttgatgttgatgataatagTGCATTAATAGTAACTGGGAATCTTACGAAATTATCTACTGGGAATTATCTGAATTTAAATGCTACTAATTCtcaattttcattatatttatattcttatgataataaagattATTTTCAAGGAATGAATAATAGTTGGTGTGCAGTACGTAGTGGTCCAGTATTAATTAAACcagaaaatattgaaacaaaatttattgCTCGTCATGGTTctatacaacaacaatttatgGTAGAAAATTTAAATGCTAGTACAAAATATATTGCTTATATTGTTATGGATTTTGAAGGAGTAGAATATGGTGGTGCTGTACTTCGACcgtttgaatttgaaactaTGGATGGTACTGCTTgtgaattgatttatgaTTTAGAATTTTGTGATCAAGTGGCTTATAGTGTTCCTGCTATTGGTAATTCACtgttattaaatttaaatggTGGTAATGTTGACAATAAAACATTAACgaaaaaattatatgatgattatgctaaatcattatataCAAATTTTCTGAAAGGTTTACAACAAATTGCTTGTGATACTGTACCTGAAGCCATTTATtctaatttaaaaaattgtcaTGATTGTGCTCAAAGTTATAAAAATTGGTTATGTGCCGTAACTATACCTCGATGTTCAAGTAAAAATTTCACGGGATATATTCAAAGAAATTCTACTAATCaaagaaatgattttttaaaagaaattattcaaCCAATTCATGATTATTATGAAGTATTACCTTGTGTTAATGTTTGTCAAGCAATTGTAAGAGATTGTCCTGCtgattttggatttttaTGCCCTAcaaaaaatgattcaattaaattaagtTATTATTGGGATGTTCATGTATCTGATCAATGGCCAAGTTGTAATTATCTTGGACCATTAAAAATAGATAAAAGTGGAGCCATGAAATTGATAGTTAATTGGACAATTGTTGTAGTTTCCATTAGTTTAATGGTTATCATatag
- a CDS encoding AAA ATPase family member, putative (Similar to S. cerevisiae RFC3;~In S. cerevisiae: DNA binding protein and ATPase that acts as a clamp loader of the proliferating cell nuclear antigen (PCNA) processivity factor for DNA polymerases delta and epsilon;~spliced gene) has translation MPVKSKDNLPWVEKYRPDNLEEVKGQQEIVDTVRKFVETRKLPHLLFYGPPGTGKTSTIIALAKEIYGSINYKDMILELNASDDRGIDVVRNQIKNFASTRQIFTKNNSINNDQFKLIILDEADAMTNIAQNSLRRVIEKFTKNCRFCILANYSHKLNPALISRCTRFRFTPIDISAIKDRLNIVIIKENVNISSDAIDALLKLSNGDMRRALNVLQSCKAALGDDENIEINVDMIYDCIGAPYPQDIETCLDSILKDDWTTAYLTLNKYKIIKGLALIDLITGFIEILNNYKLKSKTRLEILKGLSDIEYGISKGGNDKIQTSAIIGVIKDAMEFEAK, from the exons ATGCCAGTTAAATCCAAAGACAATTTACCATG GGTGGAAAAATATCGTCCAGATAATCTTGAAGAAGTTAAAGgacaacaagaaattgttgatactGTTCgtaaatttgttgaaacGAGGAAATTACctcatttattattttatggACCACCGGGTACTGGTAAAACTTCAACAATAATTGCATTAGCTAAAGAAATTTATGGATCTATTAATTATAAAGATATGATTTTAGAATTAAATGCATCAGATGATCGTGGTATTGATGTTGTTCgtaatcaaattaaaaattttgcTAGTACTCGACAAATATTTactaaaaataattctattaataatgatcaatttaaattaattatattagATGAAGCTGATGCTATGACTAATATAGCTCAAAATTCATTACGTCGAgtcattgaaaaattcacGAAAAATTGTCGATTTTGTATTTTAGCCAATTATTCTCATAAATTGAATCCAGCATTAATATCTAGATGTACTAGATTTAGATTCACACCTATTGATATTTCTGCTATTAAAGATCGATTAAATATTGTgattattaaagaaaatgttaATATTTCTTCTGATGCCATTGATgcattattaaaattatcaaatggtGATATGAGACGAGCATTAAATGTTTTACAATCATGTAAAGCTGCATTaggtgatgatgaaaatattgaaataaatgTTGATATGATTTATGATTGTATTGGAGCTCCATATCCTCAAGATATTGAAACTTGTTTAGATTCAATATTAAAAGATGATTGGACTACAGCTTATTTaactttaaataaatataaaattattaaaggATTAgctttaattgatttaatcacaggatttattgaaattttaaataattataaattgaaactgaAAACAAGATTAGAAATTTTAAAAGGATTAAGTGATATAGAATATGGAATTTCAAAAGGTggtaatgataaaattcaAACTAGTGCTATAATTGGTGTCATAAAAGATGCTATGGAATTTGAAGCAAAATAA
- a CDS encoding calcineurin-like phosphoesterase, putative (Similar to S. cerevisiae DCR2;~In S. cerevisiae: involved in downregulation of the unfolded protein response, at least in part via dephosphorylation of Ire1p; dosage-dependent positive regulator of the G1/S phase transition through control of the timing of START), translating to MSSIKQSRPKSIFNILMMFNKQYKKLILLLIGFITLTFMIHIFNSTSSTISPDLSLFQAQQLQSHGFLPTSNKKSIQIISDFTILKCNIYSKCNVPKGYIQLFPSLNYYHNSKIKNDYYLIIKLSSIDQTTKIITDISINKNDDESESSFYEEVVIEPGKLSLYKKIQLINIDQPINDKLPILRSIDILFGNNDLIDSRPHHKSLHLSNSESIHTILSLNMMTLIDQNELQEIHQQTMNLRNSQLIEITNNKYKIMQLSDLHFGQDLGRCDESNSNTNENVIIDEIKCSSDLKTLKFIENSIQQENPDLIIITGDLIDINRSIDFKSILLKSLQPILAHKIKFIYTFGDEIKNHLTKISIINFLSTLPNCLNIIPDDYKYDNNNNNNNNNNNNNNNNYDLKGNKMHGVTNYNFQIKQKQSSTSSSSSSSSISVTVLDSEDHLIDDSQMTYLYRINNQLINDYKLLFFHYPLPQFRPKGKFKLVGSYNEKHELDDKTKLKVHDDIINCGYNVISVGHEHENDACLLSKSTFDDSNKSSIWLCYNSVTGDSGITKLDKQYVRKLRLFEIDFEKNRILSWKRQEKDNKPFEYQAIYEKPQLKK from the coding sequence ATGTCTAGTATAAAACAATCTCgaccaaaatcaatatttaacatattaatgatgtttaataaacaatataaaaaattgatattattattaattggaTTCATTACTTTAACATTTATGAttcatattttcaattctacTTCATCAACTATTTCTCctgatttatcattatttcaAGCTCAACAATTACAAAGTCATGGATTTCTTCCTACTagtaataaaaaatcaatacaAATAATTAGTGATTTCACAATATTAAAATGTAATATTTATAGTAAATGTAATGTACCTAAAGGTTACATTCAATTATTTCCTagtttaaattattatcataatagtaaaattaaaaatgattattatttaattattaaattactgtcaattgatcaaactACAAAGATTATTACTGATATTagtattaataaaaatgatgatgaatctGAATCATCATTTTATGAAGAAGTTGTTATTGAACCAGGGAAATTAAGTTTATATAAaaagattcaattaattaatattgatcaaccaattaatgataaattaccTATACTACgatcaattgatatattatttggtaataatgatttaattgattcacGTCCTCATCATAAATCATTACATTTATCTAATAGTGAATCTATTCATActatattatcattaaatatgatgacattaattgatcaaaatgaattacaagaaattcatcaacaaactATGAATTTAAGAAATTctcaattaattgaaattactaataataaatataaaattatGCAATTATCTGATTTACATTTTGGTCAAGATTTAGGTCGTTGTGATGAATCTAATAGTAACACTAATGAAaatgttattattgatgaaattaaatgTTCATcagatttgaaaactttgaaatttattgaaaattcaattcaacaagaaaatcctgatttaataattattactggagatttaattgatattaatcgatcaattgattttaaatcaattttattaaaatcttTACAACCTATTTTAGCtcataaaataaaatttatttatacatttggtgatgaaataaaaaatcatttaacaaaaatttctataataaattttttatcaactttaccaaattgtttaaatattattcctgatgattataaatatgataataataataataataataataataataataataataataataataattatgatTTAAAGGGTAATAAAATGCATGGAGTtacaaattataatttccaaatcaaacaaaaacaaagtagcacttcttcatcatcatcgtcatcatcaatatcgGTGACGGTTTTAGATTCAGAAGatcatttaattgatgattcaCAAATGACTTATTTATATCGaatcaataatcaattaattaatgattataaattattatttttccaTTATCCATTACCTCAATTCCGCCCCAAGGGGAAATTTAAACTTGTTGGTTCatataatgaaaaacaTGAATTAGATGataaaactaaattaaAAGTTCATGAtgatataataaattgtgGTTATAATGTTATTTCTGTTGGTCATGAACATGAAAATGATGCTTGTTTATTATCTAAATCTACTTTTGATGattctaataaatcatcaatttggTTATGTTATAATAGTGTCACAGGTGATTCAGGTATAACTA
- a CDS encoding hydrophilin-like plasma membrane protein, putative yields MSKDEYFNKPNGPPPNYNNNQQSQPQQSYVPQSQPNYSQQTQDRGMFSGGGGHHQQQQGYNAYGPPPPQGGYYQQQPGGGGYYQQQQPMYVQQQPRSGGNDSCLMGCLAALCVCCTLDMLF; encoded by the coding sequence atGTCAAAAGACgaatatttcaataaacCTAATGGTCCTCCACCAAACTACAATaacaatcaacaatcacaaccacaacaaagTTATGTACCACAATCACAACCCAATTATTCTCAACAAACTCAAGATCGAGGAATGtttagtggtggtggtggacatcatcaacaacaacaaggaTATAATGCTTATGGACCACCACCTCCACAAGGTGgatattatcaacaacaaccaggtggtggtggatattatcaacaacaacaacctaTGTatgttcaacaacaaccacgTTCTGGAGGTAATGATTCTTGTTTAATGGGATGTCTTGCTGCATTATGTGTTTGTTGTACTTTAGATATgcttttttaa
- a CDS encoding esterase/lipase, putative (Similar to S. cerevisiae SAY1), whose protein sequence is MITFKGFFLILLLPTRLLSFIIKYPFIKGIPGKYQNNFSKSLFIKLCRLIQLLPISDKGTLNFISTNFLLNKIMKYLYHTRYFIKDLNNFGEKFDDQSYWIHESINRCKNDPIIIYLHGGSYYFDNSLNQMESLLGIYQLLKNSSSQLKDNNNNNNDDDDDVNKDKMKRKNNLSILVLDYKLASKGYKMPYQLNQLISTYKNLIYQENTNIILMGDSAGGNLAITFLQHLRITNCKNLPYPKSLILISPWCKIVPELSDYTKGHSMYDNNKYDIIEWKAVKELIQDTTPLMGDLSPANLTISPGNLPYNHQDWESIDTLKQSGYSTFVIMGEYETLRDDILNWCQYALNSNLSSPIKHTQGIFDNNIHQFVSNHNNNNNNNNNNNNNNNNNNNNNTDTDTDTDGAYIKCIIEPNGIHDGSMIFENDILKEFQKNPTMNLQTINKEKYFGIYQIVQFLNEIL, encoded by the coding sequence ATGATTACATTTAAAGgattctttttaattttattactTCCCACtagattattatcatttataattaaatatCCTTTTATTAAAGGTATACCAGgtaaatatcaaaataatttttcaaaatcattatttattaaattatgtcgattaattcaattattaccaatatCTGATAAAGGAACATTAAATTTTATTCTgacaaattttttattaaataaaattatgaaatatttatatcatacaagatattttattaaagatttaaataattttggtgaaaaatttgatgatcAAAGTTATTGGATTcatgaatcaattaatagATGTAAAAATGATCccataataatttatttacaTGGAGGttcttattattttgataattcattaaatcaaatggaAAGTTTATTAggaatttatcaattattaaaaaattcatcatcacaactcaaagataataataataataataatgatgatgatgatgatgtcaataaagataaaatgaagaggaagaataatttatcaattttagttttggatTATAAATTAGCTAGTAAAGGTTATAAAATGccttatcaattaaatcaattaatttcaacttataaaaatttaatttatcaagaaaatactaatataatattaatggGAGATTCTGCTGGAGGTAATTTAGCTATTACATTTCTTCAACATTTACGAATAACTAATTGTAAAAATTTACCTTATCCTAAAagtttaatattaattagtCCTTGGTGTAAAATTGTTCCTGAATTATCTGATTATACCAAAGGTCATTCAATgtatgataataataaatatgatataattgaatgGAAAGCAgttaaagaattaattcaaGATACAACTCCATTAATGGGTGATTTATCACCAGCAAATTTAACCATTTCACCAGGAAATTTACCTTATAATCATCAAGATTGGGAATCTATTGATACTTTAAAACAATCAGGGTATTCAACATTTGTTATTATGGGAGAATATGAAACTTTACGTGATGATATATTAAATTGGTGTCAATATgcattaaattcaaatttatctCTGCCAATTAAACATACTCAAggaatatttgataataatattcatcaatttgttAGTAAccacaataataataataataataataataataataataataataataataataataataataataatactgaTACTGATACTGATACTGATGGTGCTTATATTAAATGTATTATTGAACCTAATGGGATTCATGATGGTAGTAtgatatttgaaaatgatatattaaaagaatttcaaaaaaatccaaCCATGAATTTACAAACtattaataaagaaaaatattttgggatttatcaaattgttcaatttttaaatgaaattttataA
- a CDS encoding Jumonji-interacting protein 4 orthologue, putative (Similar to S. cerevisiae JIP4), giving the protein MNSTTSPTSPTSPTTKSKLPPPLTHLNTAPQLTQIHSDTELITDKDRSGHHIINNNNNNNSTTTTTNTTTNNKSTLMNNSSTTTTTTTTNGDSTNKSKRQQANDLYNSLRNKQSDNYRFVEFTDKKPTPGAQPQLQPQPRQYVKQVSFDDINIQYDMDDIPDPDDDFGWELYKLKNRDRLSGTNNNNPNNSLPGYSVGSSIGRGRGLGRGRDTLRTPSPLGNVGSSRLSPSPNRTSLNYEDLDLETRLDIAQMIQYPSTPITTKRFCTLKKSHKKFDQLYKDQSYRIIRPMFRTILVYISGRIHTWVALDWILSKFIEDGDHIIIIASIDPCLLNTKDYKDRSRRSTSRTRMSLSPAKIGSQSSLIRGNTLSPQRSRTDESQPFQPTSDIYDPFIRLKEKSRPENIVKIANNLMDYIMKVINPKIITRITVELVEGDTKGVLQDMYRLYEPSLVCTGAKPNARVGAPLRSWQSSKLTDRLIKNFPLPVIAVPAVNMCEFEYDLQNKLNGTINAKTIDQQNELNVSNNILENGNTNNEEEDDSELGEENDDNNNDNNNDNDNDDDNDDDDENDVRSIQSSVSMSSEDSYDSFIEVADVYLEHKRDLQKDLQHLEQTQSINNENYYADMVKLISDESVALCTEIISIQPNFIGNGAKLAREITGSNSFGNVPYKTKSMLDPSAPGGGGGSGINGNKPSLSFKELKEQLKLNKIKTESAVNTPISGSTSSFGTPIVSTSSSSPQKQDPPSIKIDDISSPTTTTTTATTSSTTTSSELPETSLRFGNLEKPSIQSRRKKPSMLHKCLSHSDDSVDRPKLEARKSHPDVLEHIRDEIKPRDNNNNKKKKKKFLGIF; this is encoded by the coding sequence atgaattccACCACTTCACCAACTTCACCCACTTCACCCACTACCAAATCTAAACTCCCACCTCCTTTAACTCATTTAAATACTGCACCTCAACTTACTCAAATTCATAGTGATACCGAATTAATTACTGATAAAGATCGTAGTGGCCATcacattattaataataataataataataatagcactacaacaacaaccaatacAACTACTAAcaataaatcaactttgatgaataattcatcaaccactactactactactactactaatgGTGATCTGaccaataaatcaaaaagacAACAAGCCaatgatttatataattcttTAAGAAATAAACAATCGGATAATTATcgatttgttgaatttacTGACAAGAAACCAACCCCTGGAGCTCAACCCCAACTCCAACCCCAACCTAGACAATACGTTAAACAAGTATCATTTGatgatataaatattcaatatGATATGGATGATATACCTGAtcctgatgatgattttggttgggaattatataaattaaaaaatagAGATCGTTTATCTGGgacaaataataacaatcctaataattcattaccAGGATATCTGGTAGGTTCAAGTATTGGTCGTGGTCGAGGTCTTGGACGAGGTCGTGACACTTTACGAACTCCATCACCTTTAGGAAATGTTGGATCATCAAGATTATCTCCTTCACCTAATAGAACTTCATTAAATTATGAAGATTTAGATTTAGAAACTCGATTAGATATAGCAcaaatgattcaatatCCTAGTACTCCAATTACTACGAAAAGATTTTGtacattgaaaaaatctcataaaaaatttgatcaattatataaagATCAACTGTATCGTATTATAAGACCAATGTTTCGAACAATATTAGTATATATTAGTGGTAGAATTCATACTTGGGTAGCATTAGATTGGATTCTTagtaaatttattgaagatGGTGAtcatattataattattgcTTCTATTGATCCTTGTTTATTGAATACCAAAGATTATAAAGATCGATCAAGAAGATCTACTTCTAGAACAAGAATGTCATTATCACCTGCCAAAATAGGTAGtcaatcatcattaattcGGGGTAACACTTTATCACCACAAAGAAGTCGAACTGATGAATCACAACCATTTCAACCAACATCTGATATATATGATCCTTTCATTagattaaaagaaaaaagtcGTCCAGAAAATATTGTCAAAATAgctaataatttaatggATTATATTATGAAAGTAATAAATCCTAAAATTATTACTCGAATCACCGTTGAATTAGTAGAAGGAGACACTAAAGGGGTTTTACAAGATATGTATCGATTATATGAACCAAGTTTAGTATGTACCGGAGCAAAACCTAATGCAAGAGTTGGAGCACCATTAAGATCATGGcaatcatcaaaattaacTGATagattaattaaaaatttccCATTACCAGTAATAGCAGTACCAGCAGTTAATATGTgtgaatttgaatatgatttacaaaataaattgaatggtACTATTAATGCGaaaacaattgatcaacaaaatgaattgaatgtTCTGAATAATATACTTGAAAATGGAAATACCAACAACgaggaagaagatgatTCAGAATTAGGTGAGGAAAACgacgacaacaacaacgacaacaacaacgacaacgACAACGACGATGACAACGACGATGACGATGAAAATGATGTGAGATCAATTCAATCATCGGTATCTATGTCATCAGAAGATAGTTatgattcatttattgaagTAGCTGATGTATATCTTGAACATAAACGAGATTTACAAAAAGATTTACAACATTTGGAACAAactcaatcaattaataatgaaaattattatgCTGATATGGTTAAATTAATATCAGATGAATCAGTTGCATTATGTACAGAAATCATTAGTATTCAACCAAATtttattggtaatggtgCTAAATTAGCTCGAGAAATCACTggatcaaattcatttggTAATGTTCCTTATAAGACTAAATCAATGTTAGATCCATCAGCACccggtggtggtggtggtagtggtattaatggtaataaaccatcattatcatttaaaGAACTTAAagaacaattgaaattaaataaaattaaaactgAACTGGCAGTAAATACTCCAATTTCAGGATCAACTTCATCATTTGGAACTCCAATAGTATCaacatcatcttcttcaccacaaaaacaagatcctccatcaattaaaattgacGATATTCTGtctccaacaacaacaacaacaacagcaacaacttcttcaacaacaacttcttCAGAATTACCGGAGACTTCATTAAGATTTGGTAATTTGGAAAAACCATCTATTCAAAGTAGAAGGAAAAAACCAAGTATGTTACATAAATGTTTGAGTCATAGTGATGATTCAGTGGATCGACCTAAATTAGAAGCAAGAAAATCTCATCCTGATGTATTAGAACATATTCGTGATGAAATTAAACCAAGagataacaataataataaaaagaagaagaagaaatttttagggatattttaa